One Bacillus sp. FJAT-52991 genomic region harbors:
- a CDS encoding sensor histidine kinase has translation MSAANKFNVRKFKRTDGLSLILTAILTAIASEAKMIPFYGENFRFGLGSIIFILFIFIWPPASYVRTGVATGITVVCFRVFEDLITGFAPFGTSVITHLPAFLFYLLVALVFSFLKIEKYKTSPFLLGACAAGAEFIGNSAEYLLRYWLPEHTHLGFKEWSLLAGLALFRSYFVVGLYSSITVSEQKKRMQKMLGVGSELYVETLYLQKSMDHIEQITASSHDLYRKLKKENLQELSVQALRISQEIHEVKKDSQRILAGLSKISVQERNERVLLSDICVFVISANENYSELLKKKIIFDVSLSIDFETDQQIPLLALLNNLTANAVEAIEKTGEINLKVFGDSMFIYFVVKDSGKGIPPEDLSLIFEPGYTTKYSDQGVAATGIGLSHVQDVVHHLHGEIQVRSSSDGTVFTVQIPTIRIRKEVE, from the coding sequence ATGTCAGCTGCAAATAAATTCAACGTGAGAAAATTTAAGAGAACAGATGGTTTATCTTTAATTCTTACCGCTATACTAACCGCAATTGCTAGCGAAGCTAAAATGATTCCTTTTTATGGAGAGAATTTCCGCTTTGGATTAGGCAGTATTATCTTTATTCTGTTTATCTTCATTTGGCCTCCAGCTTCTTATGTTCGTACAGGGGTGGCTACCGGGATAACAGTCGTGTGTTTCCGTGTATTTGAGGACCTGATAACCGGCTTCGCTCCATTTGGGACAAGTGTAATAACTCATCTGCCAGCGTTTCTGTTTTACTTACTAGTTGCTTTAGTATTTAGCTTTTTAAAGATAGAAAAGTACAAAACCTCTCCCTTTCTTCTTGGTGCTTGTGCTGCTGGGGCGGAGTTTATTGGGAACAGCGCAGAATACCTGTTACGCTACTGGCTGCCGGAGCATACCCACTTAGGCTTCAAGGAATGGTCATTGCTGGCAGGACTAGCCCTGTTTCGAAGTTACTTTGTAGTGGGATTATACAGCTCTATTACTGTCTCAGAACAGAAAAAACGGATGCAGAAAATGCTGGGAGTTGGATCAGAATTATATGTAGAAACCCTCTATCTGCAAAAATCTATGGATCATATTGAACAAATCACAGCCTCAAGCCACGATTTGTATCGAAAATTAAAAAAGGAAAACTTGCAGGAGTTAAGCGTACAAGCGCTGCGTATTTCCCAAGAGATCCATGAGGTAAAGAAAGATTCTCAACGAATTCTTGCGGGACTTTCTAAAATATCTGTTCAAGAGAGAAATGAAAGGGTTCTTCTTTCTGATATATGCGTCTTTGTCATCTCAGCAAATGAAAATTACAGCGAATTGCTAAAGAAAAAGATTATTTTTGATGTATCGCTGTCTATTGATTTTGAAACAGATCAACAAATCCCTCTTCTCGCTCTACTAAACAATCTTACCGCTAATGCTGTTGAAGCTATCGAGAAAACAGGGGAAATTAATCTCAAGGTGTTCGGGGATTCTATGTTTATCTACTTTGTTGTAAAAGATTCTGGAAAAGGAATTCCGCCGGAGGATTTATCTTTAATTTTTGAACCAGGCTACACGACAAAATACAGCGACCAAGGAGTAGCTGCTACGGGCATTGGTCTTTCCCATGTACAAGATGTCGTACATCATTTACATGGAGAAATTCAAGTAAGATCGTCAAGTGACGGAACCGTTTTCACAGTCCAAATTCCAACTATACGGATTAGAAAGGAAGTTGAATGA
- a CDS encoding response regulator, with protein sequence MRYFIVDDDAVSRKMLEKIISEDNLGLVIGEAESGKKSLPLILATRPDFVLIDLLMPELDGIETMEQLRIQGFEGQFIMISQIVNKEMVGEAYEKGVEFFIHKPINRVEVRNILRKTAERFQLKGSLMTIRESLAHIESTKTPQKQRTVKEIVLFILNDMGIAGESGSKDIVSIMEFLINQNNPPSLLPPLKELYEVVASMSKSDPASIKKESKSIEQRIRRTITAAFNNLASLGTIDYTNPKFEYYAPHFFEFQEVRLRMKELEMDNYETMKVKINVKKFLQTLYLETKEKVLQLP encoded by the coding sequence CTGCGTTACTTTATTGTAGATGATGATGCGGTAAGTCGGAAAATGCTTGAGAAAATTATTAGCGAGGACAATCTCGGCCTAGTAATCGGTGAGGCTGAAAGCGGTAAAAAATCACTTCCGCTCATACTTGCCACCCGTCCTGATTTTGTTTTAATTGATTTGTTAATGCCTGAACTCGACGGTATCGAAACAATGGAGCAATTGAGAATACAGGGATTTGAGGGACAATTCATCATGATTTCTCAAATAGTCAACAAAGAAATGGTCGGGGAAGCTTATGAAAAGGGTGTTGAGTTCTTTATTCACAAACCAATTAACCGAGTTGAAGTGCGTAACATTTTAAGGAAAACAGCCGAGCGTTTTCAATTAAAAGGTTCGCTTATGACGATCCGAGAATCATTAGCTCATATCGAATCAACAAAGACTCCTCAAAAGCAGCGCACTGTAAAGGAAATTGTTTTGTTCATATTAAACGACATGGGGATCGCTGGAGAATCAGGAAGTAAAGATATAGTATCCATAATGGAGTTTCTAATTAATCAAAATAACCCCCCTTCCTTATTGCCTCCCCTGAAAGAATTATATGAAGTGGTTGCTAGCATGAGTAAATCAGACCCCGCTAGCATCAAAAAAGAAAGCAAATCTATTGAGCAACGCATTCGGAGAACGATTACAGCAGCGTTTAACAATTTGGCTTCATTGGGAACGATAGATTATACCAATCCGAAGTTTGAATATTATGCTCCTCACTTCTTTGAATTTCAGGAAGTAAGGCTGCGAATGAAAGAACTTGAAATGGACAACTATGAAACGATGAAAGTTAAAATTAATGTTAAAAAGTTTCTTCAAACCTTGTATCTTGAAACAAAGGAAAAGGTTCTTCAGCTCCCATGA
- a CDS encoding cation:dicarboxylate symporter family transporter, whose product MMKKRKLSLAYQILIGLILGITVGAIFYGNPAVETFLKPIGDIFIRLIKMIVVPIVISTLIIGVAGTGDMKKLGKLGGKTLIYFEVVTTIAILVGLLAANIAKPGEGVDMSKLAKGDIQQYMETTEEVSHHSFADTFVNIVPNNIVDSLARGDMLAIIFFAVLFGLGVAAIGEKGKPVLAFFQGTADAMFYVTNQIMKFAPFGVFALIGVTVSKFGVESLIPLGKLLICVYVTMMFFIVVVLGAIAKICGTSVFHLVKILKDELLLAYSTASSETVLPKIMEKMEKFGCPKDVVSFVIPTGYSFNLDGSTLYQSLAAIFIAQMYGIDLSITDQLTLVFVLMLTSKGIAGVPGVSFVVLLATLGSVGIPVEGLAFIAGIDRILDMARTVVNVIGNSLAVVVMSKWEGRFDSIKAEEYLTSIKKVA is encoded by the coding sequence ATGATGAAAAAACGTAAGCTTAGTTTAGCCTATCAAATTCTTATCGGTTTAATTTTAGGGATTACTGTCGGTGCAATTTTTTATGGAAACCCTGCCGTTGAAACTTTTTTGAAACCGATTGGTGATATTTTCATTCGTTTGATTAAAATGATTGTTGTTCCAATTGTTATTTCAACGCTCATTATCGGTGTGGCCGGAACAGGGGATATGAAAAAATTAGGTAAGCTTGGCGGAAAAACACTCATTTATTTTGAGGTTGTTACAACGATTGCTATTCTTGTCGGCCTGCTTGCAGCGAACATTGCCAAGCCTGGTGAAGGAGTAGATATGTCAAAGCTGGCAAAAGGTGATATTCAGCAATATATGGAAACGACTGAAGAAGTATCCCATCACAGCTTTGCCGATACTTTTGTCAATATTGTTCCGAATAATATTGTCGACTCTTTAGCAAGAGGCGATATGCTTGCCATCATCTTTTTCGCTGTTTTATTTGGTTTAGGGGTGGCAGCAATCGGTGAAAAAGGAAAACCGGTTCTTGCTTTCTTCCAAGGTACAGCCGATGCTATGTTCTATGTGACTAATCAAATTATGAAATTTGCTCCATTTGGCGTATTTGCTTTAATTGGTGTAACTGTATCCAAATTTGGAGTAGAATCACTGATCCCACTCGGGAAATTGCTCATTTGCGTATATGTAACAATGATGTTCTTCATTGTTGTCGTTCTTGGAGCTATTGCTAAGATATGCGGGACAAGCGTCTTTCATCTTGTGAAGATCCTGAAAGATGAGCTTCTTTTAGCTTATTCCACTGCAAGCTCAGAAACGGTTCTTCCAAAAATAATGGAGAAAATGGAGAAGTTCGGATGTCCGAAAGATGTTGTCTCCTTCGTTATTCCGACCGGTTATTCATTTAACTTAGACGGTTCTACTCTTTATCAATCACTGGCAGCCATTTTCATTGCCCAAATGTATGGAATTGACTTAAGCATTACGGACCAATTAACATTAGTTTTTGTATTAATGCTTACATCAAAAGGCATTGCCGGTGTACCAGGAGTTTCCTTTGTTGTTCTGTTAGCCACTTTAGGATCCGTAGGTATTCCAGTCGAAGGCCTCGCCTTTATTGCTGGTATTGACCGGATTCTCGATATGGCGCGCACGGTTGTTAATGTAATTGGTAACTCTTTAGCCGTAGTCGTTATGTCTAAATGGGAAGGCCGATTCGACTCAATTAAAGCCGAAGAATATCTTACATCTATTAAAAAAGTAGCTTAA
- a CDS encoding MarR family transcriptional regulator: MKELTGFFRRFLSLYRPVITSLNELLAPYHLSYSLWQVIFYLENEGPSTLVDISNFYDVEKPTITRRVHRLEELQMVRQIPGKDRREKIIQLTELGEEIYQECREKITDLENSVMERIAKDEQKVVLQTLPKIKDNIMNREENKNE; encoded by the coding sequence GTGAAAGAATTGACAGGTTTTTTTCGTCGTTTTTTAAGTCTATATCGTCCAGTGATTACGAGTTTGAATGAACTGTTGGCCCCGTATCATCTTTCTTACTCTTTATGGCAAGTGATCTTTTATTTGGAAAATGAGGGTCCCTCTACGCTTGTGGACATTTCAAATTTTTATGATGTGGAAAAGCCAACAATTACGAGGAGAGTCCATCGGTTAGAAGAGCTACAAATGGTAAGGCAAATTCCTGGTAAGGACAGAAGAGAAAAAATTATTCAGTTAACAGAATTGGGAGAAGAAATTTACCAAGAATGCAGAGAGAAAATAACGGATTTAGAAAATAGCGTTATGGAAAGAATAGCTAAAGATGAGCAAAAGGTTGTTCTTCAAACTCTTCCTAAAATAAAAGATAATATTATGAATAGAGAGGAAAATAAGAATGAGTAA
- a CDS encoding MFS transporter, whose translation MSKPKLWTKDFILVSTINFFLTVVFYLLMVIMGVYAVNEFHASTSQAGLVTGIFIIGALIGRLFIGRSIESIGRKRTLFIGLTLFVLTTLLYFVNYGINFLLINRFLHGITLGMASTATGTIVAQIIPTTRKGEGIGYYSMSATLATAIGPFIGIYMSQHTSSQMIFSVCLALGIISLITAFFVHVPALEGSIQTSEIKGFKLSDFIEPKAVPIALITLVVAFCYSSVLSFINFYAIEIDLVQTASFFFLIYSIAILISRPFTGRLMDVKGANYVMYPAFILFTAGMLLLSSAHNSIALLLSGILIGLGFGNMQSCTQAIAVKLTPPHRMGLATSTFFIFLDAGLGFGPYLLGFIIPFTSYSTLYAILSIVVLLSAVLYFFLHGKKEKAIINEKGHLA comes from the coding sequence ATGAGTAAACCTAAATTATGGACGAAGGATTTTATCCTTGTTTCTACTATCAATTTTTTCTTAACGGTAGTCTTTTATTTATTAATGGTCATCATGGGTGTCTATGCAGTAAATGAATTTCATGCTTCTACAAGCCAAGCCGGGCTTGTAACCGGGATTTTTATTATCGGGGCTTTAATCGGACGGCTGTTTATCGGCCGCAGTATCGAGTCGATTGGCCGTAAGAGAACGCTATTCATTGGTTTAACCCTTTTTGTTTTGACGACACTTTTGTATTTTGTCAATTACGGTATTAACTTCCTACTTATTAACCGTTTCTTACACGGTATTACACTAGGTATGGCTAGCACAGCAACAGGAACGATTGTAGCCCAGATTATCCCGACAACACGAAAAGGAGAAGGTATCGGCTATTACAGCATGAGTGCGACATTGGCTACAGCAATCGGGCCATTCATTGGGATATATATGAGCCAACATACAAGCTCTCAAATGATTTTTAGTGTTTGCCTAGCTTTAGGGATTATCAGTTTGATTACAGCATTCTTTGTGCATGTGCCGGCATTGGAAGGATCAATACAAACATCCGAAATAAAAGGATTCAAACTTTCCGATTTTATTGAGCCAAAGGCCGTTCCGATTGCCTTGATTACTCTCGTTGTAGCTTTCTGTTACTCTAGTGTCCTTTCTTTTATTAATTTCTATGCAATTGAAATTGACTTGGTTCAAACAGCAAGCTTCTTCTTTCTGATTTATTCAATAGCCATATTGATTTCACGCCCTTTCACAGGCCGCTTAATGGACGTGAAAGGAGCAAACTATGTGATGTATCCTGCTTTTATTCTCTTTACAGCGGGTATGCTGCTTTTAAGTTCAGCTCATAACAGCATCGCTTTATTATTATCTGGCATACTTATTGGACTGGGATTTGGGAATATGCAGTCATGCACTCAGGCTATCGCTGTTAAGTTGACTCCTCCTCATCGTATGGGACTGGCAACGTCGACTTTCTTTATATTTCTTGACGCAGGACTAGGATTTGGCCCGTATCTACTTGGATTCATCATTCCATTCACAAGCTACAGTACCCTGTATGCGATCTTAAGCATCGTCGTTTTGCTATCGGCTGTTCTTTACTTTTTCCTACATGGCAAGAAAGAAAAGGCTATTATCAATGAAAAGGGACATCTTGCATAA
- a CDS encoding LytTR family DNA-binding domain-containing protein, whose amino-acid sequence MSVFILEDDVIQAENLKRMIRDICEKHDIDDASVFATSKGERIIERIAYSSMNNIYFLDIEIKNEEQKGFKVAQEIREADERGIIVFITTHSEFAPISYQYMVSALTFIEKNLNREMIYANVEKCLLKYKKSNQVFTPVDDFILENPHATIRINFSEIEYFMTAESHRLELITANRVIRFYGKLKDVEESDERLIRCHQSYVVNLEKIVECNMREKVVILKSGASVPISRRLLRKVNTKWRNYISDNGGLDQDD is encoded by the coding sequence ATGAGTGTTTTTATTTTAGAAGATGATGTGATTCAAGCAGAAAATTTAAAGCGTATGATCAGAGATATTTGTGAGAAGCATGACATAGACGATGCCTCCGTTTTCGCTACGAGTAAAGGGGAACGCATTATCGAAAGAATTGCTTACTCTTCAATGAATAACATCTATTTTTTAGATATTGAAATAAAGAACGAGGAGCAAAAAGGGTTTAAAGTGGCACAGGAAATTCGTGAAGCGGATGAGCGAGGAATTATTGTGTTTATAACGACTCACTCGGAGTTTGCCCCTATTTCATACCAGTACATGGTTTCTGCTTTAACTTTTATTGAGAAAAATTTAAATCGGGAAATGATTTACGCTAATGTTGAAAAATGTTTATTGAAATACAAAAAATCTAATCAAGTTTTTACCCCAGTGGATGATTTCATTTTAGAAAATCCTCATGCGACTATACGAATTAACTTTTCAGAAATCGAGTATTTTATGACTGCAGAGTCTCATCGCCTTGAATTAATTACAGCTAATCGAGTGATTCGTTTTTACGGAAAGTTAAAAGACGTTGAAGAGAGTGATGAGCGTTTAATCCGCTGTCATCAATCTTATGTCGTTAATTTAGAGAAAATTGTTGAGTGTAACATGAGAGAGAAAGTTGTTATTTTAAAAAGTGGGGCTAGTGTGCCGATATCTCGCCGCTTGTTAAGAAAAGTGAATACGAAGTGGAGAAACTATATTTCTGACAATGGCGGGCTTGATCAAGATGATTGA
- a CDS encoding GHKL domain-containing protein — translation MIDVVAILITVLCHIIFYLNLIRYHKFSWGGLVLLNLLMIAFVFLLVSYTGYPEFNSIGAILFLLCIGLVKRKQGLTFIQSFYFASISLFIISLAKTVVSQILLKLLLLSSLNVYVGSFSIIHLLSAAFIFLVIVVKREKISNIADYLIQSPFYYVSYAFLLLGNFLLIILSSPSINALDGFNKKYSYAIAVLLFLVLLLFFFLSSHLFKEKIIQARKETADQELLSYTEKLEVMHEELASFRHDYLNLLLSLDEGVRAKDMDLVEHVYNEMIKPTSTIINHKELELVKLARIKVPEIKSVMSVKVIAAHQKNISVIIDIPYPIDNIYIELVDFIRAISIILDNAVEEASLSKEQELTIAFFEIKDEQKFIVKNSCLHKNIDLSAIYQKKFSSKLNDKGERGYGLFSLKRIVDSTPNISLETSFEYPYFTQILSMKKHDSSQ, via the coding sequence ATGATTGATGTTGTAGCTATTTTAATTACTGTATTATGTCATATCATTTTTTATTTAAACTTGATTAGATATCATAAGTTTTCTTGGGGAGGCCTTGTCCTGCTGAATCTCCTTATGATAGCCTTTGTTTTTCTCTTAGTCAGCTATACTGGCTATCCTGAGTTCAATTCTATCGGTGCTATCCTTTTTTTACTTTGTATAGGGTTGGTAAAGCGTAAGCAAGGCTTGACGTTTATTCAAAGCTTTTATTTTGCGAGTATTAGTCTGTTTATTATTTCGCTTGCTAAAACTGTCGTTTCACAGATCCTATTAAAATTACTGTTGCTGTCTAGCTTAAATGTATATGTTGGGAGCTTCAGTATCATTCATTTATTATCGGCTGCTTTTATTTTTTTGGTTATTGTTGTTAAAAGGGAGAAAATAAGTAATATTGCTGATTATTTAATTCAAAGTCCATTTTATTATGTCAGCTATGCTTTTCTATTGCTCGGAAATTTTTTACTCATTATTTTATCAAGCCCTAGTATTAATGCGTTAGATGGCTTTAATAAAAAATATAGCTATGCTATCGCTGTGCTACTTTTCTTAGTGCTATTATTATTCTTCTTTTTAAGCTCCCATTTATTTAAGGAAAAGATTATTCAAGCTCGAAAAGAAACGGCTGATCAAGAGCTGCTTTCTTATACGGAAAAACTAGAGGTTATGCATGAAGAGTTAGCGAGTTTCCGACATGATTATCTGAATTTACTCCTATCGTTAGATGAAGGTGTTCGAGCGAAAGATATGGATCTGGTGGAACACGTATACAATGAAATGATTAAGCCTACTTCTACTATTATTAATCATAAAGAGCTCGAACTCGTGAAGCTTGCTCGAATAAAAGTACCAGAAATAAAAAGTGTGATGAGTGTAAAAGTAATTGCTGCACACCAAAAGAATATTTCAGTGATCATTGATATTCCGTATCCCATTGATAATATTTATATAGAATTAGTCGATTTTATTCGCGCCATTTCGATTATCCTTGATAATGCTGTTGAAGAAGCGAGCTTATCAAAGGAGCAAGAGCTGACAATTGCCTTTTTTGAGATAAAAGATGAGCAGAAGTTTATCGTAAAAAACAGCTGTCTCCATAAAAACATCGATCTCTCAGCAATCTATCAAAAAAAATTCTCAAGTAAATTAAACGATAAAGGTGAAAGAGGGTATGGTCTATTTTCATTGAAACGAATCGTTGATAGTACGCCAAACATTAGTTTAGAAACGTCATTTGAATATCCTTATTTCACTCAAATATTATCAATGAAAAAACATGACAGCAGTCAATAA
- a CDS encoding YhfC family glutamic-type intramembrane protease, whose translation MAGVIFGLLIGIIFPLVSLLYCLIKKHYFKPYFLGVSAFIISQMLLRLPLLQWLSVNVMAYNMFQVTQPFLFALVLGFSAGVFEEVARYIAMKYFMRNNQNWNDGIVFGMGHGGIEAVLFLGISVLASLFSPTMMLLHGTDYFMGGIERVFAILLHVGLSILVLKGASSGQIKYLVYAIFIHGMIDSFAGSIPLLITNSFSIIVIEGLLIITSVLLFAYCIQLRKNWSVVK comes from the coding sequence GTGGCAGGAGTCATTTTTGGATTATTAATAGGTATTATTTTTCCGTTAGTTTCTCTCCTTTACTGCCTTATTAAAAAGCACTATTTCAAGCCCTATTTTTTAGGTGTATCGGCATTTATCATTTCGCAAATGTTACTTAGGCTTCCTTTGCTTCAATGGTTAAGTGTAAACGTTATGGCATATAACATGTTTCAGGTGACACAGCCTTTCCTCTTCGCATTAGTGCTCGGCTTTTCAGCTGGTGTTTTTGAAGAGGTTGCTCGCTATATTGCCATGAAATATTTCATGCGCAATAACCAAAATTGGAATGACGGCATCGTCTTCGGTATGGGACATGGCGGAATTGAAGCCGTGCTATTTTTAGGCATCAGCGTTTTGGCTAGTTTGTTTTCTCCAACAATGATGTTACTGCATGGCACTGATTATTTTATGGGTGGTATAGAGAGAGTGTTTGCCATTTTACTCCATGTTGGACTGTCCATCCTGGTGTTGAAGGGAGCGTCTAGCGGACAAATAAAATACTTGGTTTATGCAATCTTCATTCATGGCATGATTGATTCATTCGCAGGAAGTATACCACTGCTTATAACAAATTCATTTTCAATTATTGTTATTGAGGGGCTACTAATCATTACGAGCGTCCTTCTCTTTGCTTATTGTATTCAATTAAGAAAAAACTGGAGTGTTGTAAAATGA
- a CDS encoding DUF3887 domain-containing protein: MKKLLASMGSICMLLFLLSACGAAKVDEKTSEKMIKQAKEVVQLLNVQQYEELTETFDSRMKEELTEEKLKEIEPILEESGQFEKFEKSSVEEKDDNYIVVLVAKYEKDERIFTVAFNKSDQVSGLFVK; the protein is encoded by the coding sequence ATGAAAAAGTTACTCGCATCAATGGGAAGTATTTGTATGTTGTTGTTTCTTTTAAGTGCTTGCGGAGCCGCTAAAGTCGATGAAAAAACGTCAGAAAAAATGATTAAACAAGCTAAAGAAGTTGTCCAGCTTCTGAATGTCCAACAATACGAAGAGCTAACGGAAACTTTTGATAGTCGAATGAAGGAAGAGCTGACGGAAGAAAAGTTAAAGGAAATTGAGCCTATTCTTGAAGAGTCGGGTCAGTTTGAAAAATTTGAGAAATCTTCAGTAGAGGAGAAAGATGACAACTATATCGTCGTATTAGTGGCAAAGTATGAAAAAGATGAGCGTATTTTTACGGTTGCCTTTAACAAATCGGATCAAGTGAGCGGGCTTTTTGTAAAGTAA
- a CDS encoding PH domain-containing protein, with product MYSKTKPPQRVISSDAVKVWRMTEIISDLIILAVLSLLYVLCYYFDWKEWIGWILIGLAALTVIAAIWGIVFGPKLKQKYWRYDVNEEFIQIKHGVWNEVHVLVPMTKVQSVELNQGPFLRKYELYSISVGTMGTTHEIPAVPKDEAYELRDQIAYYAKIKEVE from the coding sequence ATGTATTCCAAGACTAAGCCTCCGCAGAGAGTCATTTCATCGGATGCTGTAAAGGTTTGGCGTATGACAGAAATCATATCCGATCTCATTATTCTTGCGGTATTAAGTTTGCTATATGTTCTTTGTTATTATTTTGATTGGAAAGAGTGGATTGGGTGGATTTTAATTGGCTTAGCTGCACTAACAGTTATTGCAGCTATTTGGGGGATTGTTTTTGGGCCGAAACTTAAGCAGAAATATTGGCGCTATGATGTGAACGAAGAGTTTATTCAGATAAAGCATGGCGTATGGAATGAAGTACATGTCCTCGTTCCGATGACGAAAGTGCAGTCAGTCGAACTAAATCAAGGTCCTTTTTTACGAAAGTATGAGCTGTATTCGATTAGTGTGGGGACGATGGGAACGACGCATGAAATTCCGGCAGTTCCAAAGGATGAGGCTTATGAGCTGCGCGATCAAATTGCCTACTATGCGAAGATTAAGGAAGTGGAATAA
- a CDS encoding PH domain-containing protein codes for MEQPLKKLHPLKMVLDLWKVIKENAFFFLFLFILNFNSDKTYIEVLQIAFIVYVLGRVLWSVLDWFTYKYEIKGNTIYIHSGIFSKSYRTVPFSKVQNIQRRTTVFHKLFHVTSMTLETATAGDESSVTIDALLIKEADQLEQRVNMVRARESLVNEELELDLDREEESEVAAPVAESRVIHFTPTKSDLLKASFTSLSFLILIPLFFKFIDILPIEALAEDFFERISKSWWLISVVIVALVILSVVIGMIHTFVKYGKYEISSSDQTIYINKGVLEESAFSIQKEKVQAVVITQSFMKRLLGFAEVQLISAGQTASESVETNSLYPFLPIQRAYEMIAEILPAYHVEENMEKLTKQALWIRMIRHSVFWVIVIAAVLYFKPSYWYIPVALTVFVYLVKVLNCRNSRYRMTDGFIQMKTGAFSTSLFITKRSKVIEIEATQSKLQRLFGLATIKTVNRAQPIHHEELDDVPAEVADEFYSWYAVRTNEVMIAQPEDATVMEGVRN; via the coding sequence ATGGAGCAGCCATTAAAGAAGCTACATCCTCTGAAAATGGTTTTAGACTTATGGAAAGTGATTAAGGAAAATGCGTTCTTTTTTTTGTTCTTATTTATTCTTAATTTTAATTCTGATAAGACGTACATAGAGGTTTTGCAGATTGCTTTTATCGTTTATGTTTTAGGACGTGTGCTATGGAGTGTTCTCGATTGGTTTACATATAAATACGAAATTAAAGGGAATACCATTTATATTCACTCGGGCATTTTTTCGAAGTCTTATCGAACAGTTCCTTTTAGCAAGGTGCAAAATATACAGCGCCGAACAACGGTTTTTCATAAGCTGTTTCATGTTACTTCGATGACGTTAGAAACAGCAACGGCTGGTGATGAGAGCTCTGTCACGATCGATGCTCTTTTAATAAAGGAAGCAGACCAGCTAGAGCAGCGAGTCAATATGGTACGTGCTAGGGAGTCATTGGTAAATGAAGAGTTAGAGTTGGACTTAGATAGAGAAGAGGAAAGCGAAGTTGCGGCTCCTGTGGCAGAAAGCAGGGTTATTCATTTCACTCCAACTAAAAGCGATTTATTGAAGGCTTCTTTTACATCGCTTAGCTTTTTAATCCTTATTCCGCTTTTCTTTAAATTTATAGACATTTTACCAATAGAGGCGCTTGCCGAAGATTTTTTTGAAAGAATATCAAAATCGTGGTGGCTTATTTCAGTTGTCATTGTAGCTCTAGTCATTCTTTCTGTTGTCATTGGCATGATACACACTTTTGTGAAATATGGTAAATATGAAATCTCTTCTAGCGATCAAACTATTTACATTAACAAAGGTGTGTTAGAGGAATCGGCCTTTTCTATTCAAAAAGAGAAGGTACAAGCGGTTGTGATTACCCAATCTTTCATGAAGCGGCTATTAGGTTTCGCGGAAGTTCAGCTCATTAGCGCTGGGCAGACGGCTTCTGAATCGGTAGAAACGAATTCATTGTATCCTTTTCTACCAATTCAACGTGCATATGAAATGATCGCAGAAATTTTGCCTGCCTACCATGTGGAAGAGAATATGGAAAAGTTGACGAAACAAGCGCTTTGGATACGAATGATTAGGCATAGTGTTTTTTGGGTGATCGTGATAGCGGCTGTGCTATATTTCAAGCCATCTTATTGGTATATTCCTGTCGCGCTCACTGTTTTTGTTTATTTAGTCAAGGTCCTTAATTGTCGAAATAGTCGATACCGAATGACTGATGGATTTATTCAAATGAAGACAGGGGCGTTTTCTACGTCTTTGTTTATTACGAAACGAAGTAAAGTGATTGAAATCGAAGCAACGCAGTCGAAGCTTCAGCGGCTTTTTGGTTTGGCGACAATTAAAACAGTCAATCGCGCTCAGCCTATTCACCATGAAGAACTGGATGATGTACCTGCTGAAGTGGCAGATGAATTTTACTCATGGTATGCGGTGAGAACAAATGAAGTGATGATTGCTCAACCTGAAGACGCTACGGTAATGGAAGGTGTACGAAATTAG